The DNA region GATCATATTCCGGCCACAATGCCACCTCGAGGCGATCGATAGCCGGCTGCGCCTGACTGCTCGCTGCCTGAAGCGGCAGGCTGAGGGTCAGCAGCAGCAACACTGGCGGTATCCATGGCAGGTAACGCATCCCCACTCCTCAGGCGCGGCGGTAGTACAAGACCAGCGCCAGGGTGCCTAAGGCCAATAAGCCCCCCAGGATGGCCAGGCTGGCCGCTCGTCCCAGCGGCCCGGCAGCCTGCGGCGACGGCGTTGCCGCAGGCGCAAGCGGGCTGAAGGTGAGCACCAGGGCCGCCACGTCTGCCATTTGCTGATCGGTCAGTGGCCCGCCCCGATTCTTCCCCCAGGCCGGCATCTTGGTGCCGCC from Anaerolineales bacterium includes:
- a CDS encoding cytochrome c, coding for GDPSAGAVVYHENCIACHGEQGQGGFGYTLAKDWPAADPAAYIRSVVGAGIGGTKMPAWGKNRGGPLTDQQMADVAALVLTFSPLAPAATPSPQAAGPLGRAASLAILGGLLALGTLALVLYYRRA